One window from the genome of Pseudonocardia hierapolitana encodes:
- a CDS encoding SAM-dependent methyltransferase — MQVAELISDVLGEDVPIRVVAYDGSKAGPDRSDVGLKILTPRALARLATAPGTLGLARAYVTGEIEVDGDVYDVLNAMADVTLHDLSRKEQVRLARRLFPVWLRHRQPPPEFEYRPPGRLHSKSRDSKAISHHYDVSNRFYEWVLGPSMAYTCAVYATENTTLEEAQAAKHELVAQKLALKPGMRLLDVGCGWGGMVMHAAAEHGVKALGVTLSRNQAEWAQAEIERRGLSGLAEVRHLDYRDAPESEFDAISSIGLTEHIGKDNLPSYFSSLYDRLKPEGRLLNHCITQPRTPTRKLDAFIARYVFPDGQLEPVGHLISVMNDSGFEVRHEENLREHYALTLAGWCRNLEEHWEEAVAEVGLGRARVWRLYMAASRLGFERDNIQLHQVLGVKVGDRGRSGFPLRGWS, encoded by the coding sequence ATGCAGGTAGCAGAGCTCATCTCCGACGTCCTCGGCGAGGACGTGCCGATCCGGGTGGTGGCCTACGACGGCAGCAAAGCCGGGCCGGACCGTTCCGACGTCGGGCTGAAGATCCTCACGCCGCGCGCGCTCGCCAGGCTCGCGACCGCACCGGGCACCCTCGGGCTCGCCCGCGCCTACGTCACGGGCGAGATCGAAGTGGACGGCGACGTCTACGACGTGCTGAACGCCATGGCCGACGTCACGCTGCACGACCTCAGCCGCAAGGAGCAGGTGCGGCTCGCGCGCAGGCTGTTCCCGGTGTGGCTGCGCCACCGCCAGCCGCCGCCCGAGTTCGAGTACCGCCCGCCGGGCCGGCTGCACTCGAAGTCTCGCGACAGCAAGGCGATCTCGCACCACTACGACGTGTCCAACCGCTTCTACGAGTGGGTGCTCGGCCCGTCGATGGCGTACACGTGCGCGGTCTACGCCACCGAGAACACCACGCTCGAGGAGGCACAGGCCGCCAAGCACGAGCTGGTGGCGCAGAAGCTGGCGCTGAAGCCGGGAATGCGCCTGCTCGACGTCGGCTGCGGCTGGGGCGGCATGGTGATGCACGCGGCCGCCGAGCACGGCGTCAAGGCACTGGGCGTCACGCTCTCGCGCAACCAGGCCGAGTGGGCGCAGGCCGAGATCGAGCGCAGGGGCCTGTCCGGCCTCGCCGAGGTGCGCCACCTCGACTACCGCGACGCGCCCGAGTCCGAGTTCGACGCGATCAGCTCGATCGGGCTCACCGAGCACATCGGGAAGGACAACCTGCCGAGCTACTTCTCGTCGTTGTACGACCGGCTCAAGCCGGAGGGGCGGCTGCTCAACCACTGCATCACCCAGCCGCGCACGCCGACCCGCAAGCTCGACGCGTTCATCGCGCGCTACGTGTTCCCAGACGGACAGCTGGAGCCGGTCGGGCACCTGATCTCCGTCATGAACGACAGCGGGTTCGAGGTCCGGCACGAGGAGAACCTGCGCGAGCACTACGCGCTCACCCTCGCCGGGTGGTGCCGCAACTTGGAGGAGCACTGGGAGGAGGCAGTCGCCGAGGTCGGACTCGGACGGGCGCGCGTGTGGCGGCTCTACATGGCGGCCAGCCGGCTCGGGTTCGAGCGCGACAACATCCAGCTGCACCAGGTGCTCGGGGTGAAGGTCGGCGACCGCGGCCGTTCGGGCTTCCCGCTTCGGGGCTGGTCGTGA
- a CDS encoding FAD-binding oxidoreductase: MTLTPSRHDAAVADLVGRYRALPPGTRVRLAKKTSNLFRFGDAEPTGTLDASALAGVISVDDVARTADVQGMTTYEDLVEATLPHRLMPLVVPQLKTITLGGAVTGLGIESTSFRHGLPHESVLEMDILTPEGELVTATPDGEHADLFAGFPNSYGTLGYALRLKIELQPVSPYVRLEHRRVSTEDLAATITEVCGDGSAAGPDFVDGTVFEPGEQYLTLGTFTEDPGPGVSDYTGQQIFYRSIRERTSDVLTVHDYIWRWDTDWFWCSRALGAQHPVVRRFWPRRYRRSDVYRRIVALDRRYGFSRLAHRVTRTPQEEPVIQDVEIPVERLAEFLDAFHRDIGIRPVWLCPLRLRGERTWPLYPMQPGELYVNVGFWSSVPEVPGRPDAHNRRIEELVADLGGHKSLYSTVHYDEGEFWKHYNGPAYRALKERYDPHGRQPDLYSKVTR; the protein is encoded by the coding sequence ATGACCTTGACGCCCAGCCGGCACGACGCAGCGGTGGCGGATCTCGTCGGTCGATACCGGGCGCTGCCGCCGGGCACGCGGGTGCGGCTGGCCAAGAAGACCTCGAACCTGTTCCGCTTCGGCGACGCCGAACCCACCGGGACCCTCGACGCGTCCGCGCTGGCCGGCGTGATCTCCGTCGACGACGTGGCGCGCACGGCCGACGTGCAGGGCATGACCACCTACGAGGACCTGGTCGAGGCCACCCTGCCGCACCGGCTGATGCCGCTGGTGGTGCCGCAGCTGAAGACGATCACGCTGGGCGGCGCGGTCACCGGGCTGGGCATCGAGTCCACGTCGTTCCGGCACGGGCTGCCGCACGAGTCGGTGCTCGAGATGGACATCCTCACGCCGGAGGGTGAGCTCGTCACGGCCACGCCCGACGGCGAGCACGCCGACCTCTTCGCCGGCTTCCCCAACTCCTACGGCACCCTCGGCTACGCACTGCGGTTGAAGATCGAGCTGCAGCCGGTCTCCCCGTACGTCCGGCTGGAGCACCGGCGCGTGTCCACGGAGGACCTCGCGGCCACGATCACCGAGGTCTGCGGCGATGGCAGTGCAGCCGGGCCCGACTTCGTCGACGGCACGGTCTTCGAGCCGGGGGAGCAGTACCTCACGCTCGGCACGTTCACCGAGGACCCGGGGCCGGGCGTGAGCGACTACACCGGCCAGCAGATCTTCTACCGCTCCATCCGCGAGCGGACCTCCGACGTGCTCACCGTGCACGACTACATCTGGCGCTGGGACACCGACTGGTTCTGGTGCTCCCGCGCGCTGGGCGCGCAGCACCCCGTGGTGCGCAGGTTCTGGCCGCGCCGCTACCGCCGTTCCGACGTCTACCGCCGCATCGTCGCCCTCGACCGGCGCTACGGCTTCTCCCGGCTCGCCCACCGCGTCACCCGCACGCCGCAGGAGGAGCCGGTGATCCAGGACGTCGAGATCCCGGTCGAGCGGCTCGCCGAGTTCCTCGACGCGTTCCACCGCGACATCGGCATCCGCCCGGTGTGGCTGTGCCCGCTGCGGCTGCGCGGTGAGCGGACGTGGCCGCTCTACCCGATGCAGCCCGGCGAGCTGTACGTCAACGTCGGGTTCTGGTCGAGCGTGCCGGAGGTGCCGGGGCGACCGGACGCGCACAACCGGCGGATCGAGGAGCTCGTCGCCGATCTCGGCGGCCACAAGTCGCTGTACTCCACAGTGCACTACGACGAAGGTGAGTTCTGGAAGCACTACAACGGGCCGGCCTACCGCGCGCTCAAGGAGCGCTACGACCCGCACGGCAGGCAGCCCGATCTGTACTCCAAGGTCACCAGGTGA
- a CDS encoding Nif3-like dinuclear metal center hexameric protein — MTATVGDVVAALEAAYPPALAAEWDAVGLVCGDPAEEVSSVLFAVDPVPETVDEAIGRHQLLVTHHPLLLRGVHGVGADTPKGALLHRLIRGGTALFTAHTNADSADPGVSDALAAAIGLEVGGPLVSALAEPLDKIVTFIPTGPVITAVHEAMSAAGAGRIGDYSHCSFATAGTGQFKPLEGANPTIGAVGKLERVAETKLEMVLPRARREAVVAALRATHPYEEPAFDVFELAELATSRGLGRVGTLPGPEPLSTFAARVRAALPETAWGVRAAGDPDRPIRSVAVCGGAGDSALGAATATGVDAYVTADLRHHPASEHLLAGTVGRPTPALVDVAHWASEWPWCAQAADVVRRALGDRVEVAVSTRRTDPWSVGAAG; from the coding sequence GTGACCGCGACCGTCGGCGACGTCGTCGCCGCGCTGGAGGCCGCCTACCCGCCCGCCCTCGCCGCCGAGTGGGACGCGGTCGGGCTCGTCTGCGGCGACCCGGCGGAGGAGGTCTCGTCCGTGCTGTTCGCGGTGGACCCCGTGCCGGAGACCGTCGACGAGGCGATCGGGCGTCACCAGCTGCTCGTCACCCACCACCCGCTGCTCCTGCGCGGCGTGCACGGGGTCGGCGCCGACACACCCAAGGGTGCCTTGCTGCACCGGCTCATCCGCGGCGGCACCGCGCTCTTCACCGCACACACGAACGCCGACTCGGCCGACCCCGGTGTGTCCGACGCGCTCGCCGCCGCCATCGGGCTGGAGGTCGGCGGCCCGCTGGTCAGCGCGCTGGCCGAGCCGCTGGACAAGATCGTGACGTTCATCCCGACGGGGCCCGTCATCACCGCGGTGCACGAGGCGATGTCAGCGGCGGGCGCCGGCCGGATCGGCGACTACAGCCACTGCTCGTTCGCGACTGCGGGTACCGGCCAGTTCAAGCCCCTCGAAGGCGCGAACCCGACGATCGGGGCCGTCGGGAAGCTGGAGCGGGTGGCCGAGACGAAGCTGGAGATGGTGCTGCCCCGCGCGCGCCGGGAGGCGGTCGTCGCCGCGCTGCGGGCCACGCATCCCTACGAGGAGCCGGCATTCGACGTGTTCGAGCTCGCCGAGCTGGCGACGTCGCGCGGGCTCGGCCGGGTCGGGACGTTGCCCGGGCCGGAGCCGCTGTCGACGTTCGCCGCGCGGGTGCGTGCGGCGCTGCCGGAGACGGCGTGGGGCGTGCGTGCGGCCGGTGACCCCGATCGGCCGATCCGGTCGGTCGCGGTCTGCGGCGGCGCGGGCGACTCCGCGCTCGGGGCGGCCACGGCCACGGGCGTCGACGCCTACGTCACCGCGGACCTGCGCCACCACCCGGCGTCCGAGCACCTGCTCGCCGGGACGGTCGGTCGCCCGACACCCGCGCTCGTGGACGTGGCGCACTGGGCGTCGGAGTGGCCGTGGTGCGCGCAGGCCGCCGACGTCGTGCGCCGGGCGCTGGGCGACCGCGTGGAGGTCGCGGTGTCCACCCGCCGCACCGACCCGTGGAGCGTCGGCGCCGCAGGCTGA
- a CDS encoding alpha/beta hydrolase, whose protein sequence is MVRGGVADLRRMPRELVDDGPRGALYRYVPTPGVAPAGGEPVLLVPPLGAPDFAYDLRRGCSLVEHLLSEGRLVYLIDHGPKSFSDRRLGMEHWVDDVVPWAARLTAEDAGPDVHLVGWSLAGIFCSLAVAAGVQAGEPLPVRTLTMIGSPVDVSAVPFVAPLRPLAMVTGGRGLSAVYRAIGSFPAPVVSAAFQLVAVDKLVTKPLTVLSQLDDRDALAQIEAVEYLMRNMHGYPGRVFGQIFHLMLRRNDLADGELSLGGRSIRLAAVQVPVLVVGGRSDLIAPLPAVQKVVGLLTGAPEVRFSTAPGGHLGVLTGRGARTTTWSALDEFLADHG, encoded by the coding sequence ATGGTGCGCGGTGGCGTGGCCGACCTGCGCCGGATGCCGCGCGAGTTGGTCGACGACGGCCCGCGTGGCGCGCTCTACCGGTACGTCCCGACGCCCGGGGTGGCGCCTGCGGGCGGCGAGCCGGTGCTGCTGGTCCCCCCGCTCGGCGCCCCCGACTTCGCCTACGACCTGCGCCGCGGTTGCTCGCTCGTGGAGCACCTGCTCTCCGAGGGCCGGCTCGTGTACCTCATCGACCACGGGCCGAAGTCGTTCTCCGACCGTCGCCTCGGCATGGAGCACTGGGTCGACGACGTCGTGCCGTGGGCCGCGCGGCTCACCGCCGAGGACGCCGGACCGGACGTCCACCTCGTCGGCTGGTCGCTCGCGGGAATCTTCTGCTCGCTGGCCGTCGCCGCGGGGGTGCAGGCGGGCGAGCCGCTCCCGGTGCGGACCCTCACGATGATCGGCAGCCCGGTCGACGTGTCGGCCGTGCCGTTCGTGGCCCCGCTGCGGCCACTGGCGATGGTGACCGGCGGGCGCGGCCTGTCGGCGGTCTACCGCGCGATCGGGAGCTTCCCGGCGCCCGTGGTGAGCGCCGCGTTCCAGCTCGTGGCCGTCGACAAGCTGGTCACGAAGCCGCTGACGGTGCTGTCCCAGCTCGACGACCGCGACGCGCTCGCCCAGATCGAGGCCGTCGAGTACCTGATGCGCAACATGCACGGCTACCCGGGCCGCGTGTTCGGTCAGATCTTCCACCTCATGCTGCGCCGCAACGACCTCGCCGACGGCGAGCTGTCACTGGGCGGGCGGTCCATCCGGCTCGCCGCCGTGCAGGTCCCGGTGCTGGTGGTGGGCGGCCGCTCCGACCTGATCGCGCCGCTGCCGGCCGTGCAGAAGGTCGTGGGGCTCCTCACCGGTGCCCCCGAGGTGCGCTTCAGCACCGCACCCGGCGGGCACCTGGGGGTGCTCACCGGGCGCGGCGCGCGCACCACCACCTGGTCGGCCCTGGACGAGTTCCTGGCCGACCACGGCTGA
- a CDS encoding MerR family DNA-binding transcriptional regulator — MPTLTTGELARELGVSHSAILKWAKDGLITPELTTPGGHHRWDAEKVRQQLREQRQRGDS; from the coding sequence GTGCCCACGTTGACCACGGGGGAGCTGGCCCGTGAGCTGGGCGTCTCCCACAGCGCGATCCTGAAGTGGGCGAAGGACGGCCTGATCACTCCGGAGCTGACCACTCCCGGTGGACATCACCGATGGGACGCGGAGAAGGTCCGCCAGCAACTTCGGGAGCAGCGCCAGCGCGGCGACTCGTGA
- a CDS encoding WS/DGAT/MGAT family O-acyltransferase: MVDRLSPLDASFLFAEHRTAAMHVGAVMTFAPPEDGPFDPEAFTELIGHRLALVPRYRQKVREVPGGLGLPVWVDDPDFDLRFHVRRSALPAPGTEEELLELVGRLLARQLDRSRPLWEVYLVEGLADGRFAVVTKSHHAMVDGLASMDVGAALLDLTPQPRDTPDDHWEPAPEPSGLELAASAAAHALRRPRDVLDVAGRALTDVREAVSTVGRTVEGVLAAGRSAATVRPVQPLNAATGQQRRYGMCRTSLAEHRAVRRAHGGTVNDVVLAVVTGAIRRWLISRGEPLTADTSVRAMVPVSVRARARGAAAAGNSISAYLVDLPVIEEDPVQRLAVVRDAMEVHKRSGQAVGAATLIKLVGLAPPIVHSLGARLASQYSSNFYNVLVTNVPGPPRPLYAMGARMLDMFPVVPLAGGQAVAIGITSYDNGVHYGLTADRDALPDVDLLAGFVAESLSELVALS, translated from the coding sequence GTGGTCGACCGCCTCTCGCCGCTGGACGCGTCGTTCCTCTTCGCCGAGCACCGCACCGCGGCGATGCACGTGGGCGCCGTCATGACGTTCGCGCCGCCGGAGGACGGCCCGTTCGATCCGGAGGCCTTCACCGAGCTCATCGGGCACCGGCTCGCGCTCGTGCCGCGGTACCGGCAGAAGGTGCGGGAGGTACCCGGCGGCCTGGGGCTGCCGGTGTGGGTGGACGACCCGGACTTCGATCTGCGCTTCCACGTCCGGCGGTCCGCGCTGCCGGCGCCCGGCACGGAGGAGGAGCTGCTCGAGCTCGTGGGGCGGCTGCTCGCCCGGCAGCTCGACCGCTCGCGCCCACTGTGGGAGGTCTACCTCGTCGAGGGCCTCGCCGACGGCCGGTTTGCCGTCGTCACCAAGAGCCACCACGCGATGGTCGACGGGCTCGCGTCCATGGACGTCGGCGCGGCCCTGCTGGACCTCACCCCGCAGCCGCGCGACACCCCGGACGACCACTGGGAGCCCGCGCCCGAACCATCCGGGCTGGAGCTCGCCGCGTCCGCCGCCGCGCACGCGCTGCGCAGGCCGCGGGACGTGCTCGACGTCGCAGGGCGGGCGCTCACCGACGTCCGGGAGGCCGTGTCGACGGTCGGCCGGACCGTGGAGGGCGTGCTCGCCGCGGGGCGCAGCGCCGCCACCGTCCGGCCGGTGCAGCCGCTCAACGCGGCCACCGGTCAGCAGCGGCGCTACGGCATGTGCCGCACGTCGCTCGCCGAACACCGGGCCGTCCGCAGAGCGCACGGCGGCACCGTCAACGACGTCGTGCTCGCCGTGGTCACCGGCGCCATCCGCCGCTGGCTGATCAGCCGGGGCGAGCCGCTCACGGCCGACACCTCCGTCCGCGCGATGGTCCCGGTGAGCGTGCGCGCCCGCGCCCGCGGCGCCGCCGCGGCCGGCAACAGCATCTCGGCCTACCTGGTGGACCTGCCGGTCATCGAGGAGGACCCGGTGCAGCGCCTCGCCGTGGTACGCGACGCCATGGAGGTGCACAAGCGCAGCGGGCAGGCGGTGGGCGCCGCAACGCTGATCAAGCTGGTCGGGCTGGCCCCGCCGATCGTGCACAGCCTCGGTGCACGGCTGGCCAGCCAGTACTCCAGCAACTTCTACAACGTGCTCGTCACCAACGTCCCCGGCCCGCCCCGCCCGCTCTACGCGATGGGCGCCCGGATGCTCGACATGTTCCCCGTGGTGCCGCTCGCGGGCGGCCAGGCCGTCGCGATCGGGATCACGTCCTACGACAACGGTGTCCACTACGGCCTCACCGCCGACCGCGACGCCCTCCCCGACGTCGACCTCCTCGCCGGGTTCGTCGCCGAGTCCTTGTCCGAGCTCGTCGCCCTTTCCTGA
- a CDS encoding fructosamine kinase family protein yields the protein MASTVLGAEVRDRVPLGGGAARVRLADGRTVVVKDGDEAAIAAEAAGLRWLGAAGGARVPAVLDVNGGRLVTELVAGGTPGTRAAEELGRALARTHAAGAPAFGAAPPGGPADARIGAAPMRNAPAPSWPEWYATDRLLPYLRTARDAGTLTGDAARAIEAVADRLPELAGAAEPPARLHGDLWSGNVLWSPEGAVLIDPAAHGGHRETDLAMLALFGCPHLGTVLAAYDAAAPLAAGWRDRVPLHQLFPLLVHVVLFGGGYAAQALSAARAALRAA from the coding sequence ATGGCGAGCACGGTCCTGGGCGCCGAGGTCCGTGACCGCGTGCCGCTCGGGGGTGGCGCGGCGCGAGTCCGGCTCGCCGACGGGCGGACCGTCGTCGTGAAGGACGGAGACGAAGCGGCGATCGCGGCCGAAGCGGCCGGGCTGCGCTGGCTCGGCGCGGCGGGCGGGGCGCGCGTGCCCGCCGTGCTCGACGTGAACGGCGGGCGGTTGGTCACCGAGCTGGTCGCGGGCGGGACCCCCGGCACCCGGGCGGCCGAGGAGCTGGGCCGCGCGTTGGCCCGGACGCACGCGGCCGGGGCACCCGCGTTCGGCGCCGCGCCACCGGGCGGTCCCGCGGACGCCCGCATCGGCGCCGCCCCGATGCGCAACGCGCCCGCCCCGAGTTGGCCGGAGTGGTACGCGACCGACCGGCTCCTGCCCTACCTGCGCACCGCCCGCGACGCCGGCACCCTGACCGGCGACGCGGCGCGGGCGATCGAGGCGGTGGCCGACCGGCTCCCCGAGCTCGCCGGGGCCGCGGAACCACCGGCCCGGCTGCACGGCGACCTGTGGTCGGGCAACGTCCTGTGGTCGCCGGAAGGGGCCGTGCTCATCGACCCGGCCGCCCACGGCGGGCACCGGGAGACCGACCTCGCGATGCTCGCCCTCTTCGGCTGCCCGCACCTGGGCACCGTGCTCGCCGCGTACGACGCGGCCGCGCCGCTGGCCGCAGGCTGGCGCGACCGCGTGCCGCTGCACCAGCTCTTCCCGCTGCTCGTCCACGTGGTGCTGTTCGGCGGCGGCTACGCCGCCCAGGCGCTCTCCGCAGCTCGAGCAGCGCTCCGCGCAGCCTGA
- a CDS encoding low molecular weight protein-tyrosine-phosphatase, whose amino-acid sequence MSSEAKTLHVVFVCTGNICRSPIAEKVFVHELEQAGLADAVHVSSAGTGNWHVGSPADERAAAVLLAAGYQAEHIARQVDAEQLGADLIVALDRSHERALRTLVPEPDRVRLLRSFDPDAPPGAEVPDPYYGDDGGFTTVLGMIKAAMPGMVEWVRENR is encoded by the coding sequence GTGTCGTCTGAGGCAAAGACCTTGCACGTCGTGTTCGTCTGCACCGGCAACATCTGCCGGTCGCCGATCGCGGAGAAGGTGTTCGTCCACGAACTGGAGCAGGCGGGGCTGGCCGATGCCGTGCACGTGTCCAGCGCGGGCACCGGCAACTGGCACGTCGGGTCGCCCGCCGACGAGCGGGCGGCGGCCGTGCTGCTGGCGGCGGGCTACCAGGCCGAGCACATCGCGCGGCAGGTGGACGCGGAGCAGCTCGGCGCGGACCTGATCGTCGCGCTCGACCGCTCGCACGAGCGGGCGCTGCGGACGCTGGTTCCCGAGCCGGACCGGGTGCGGCTGCTGCGCTCGTTCGACCCGGACGCTCCGCCCGGAGCCGAGGTGCCCGACCCGTACTACGGCGACGACGGCGGCTTCACCACCGTGCTGGGCATGATCAAGGCCGCGATGCCGGGGATGGTCGAGTGGGTGCGGGAGAACCGCTGA
- the cobC gene encoding Rv2231c family pyridoxal phosphate-dependent protein CobC has protein sequence MDLASLRHHGDVDAGPGLLDFAVNVQGSGPPPWLRDRLVVALDGIGRYPSAAHDLQAREAVAARHSRRPEEVLVLAGSAEGFALLPALRPRLAAVVHPGFTEPEAALRAAGVEVVHVLTDEADGHRLHPEAVPADADLVVIGNPTNPTGVLHPAADVRALAAPDRVLLVDEAFADAVPGEPESLAGAADVPGLLVFRSLTKTWALAGLRAGYALGDPELLARLAAPRPPWPVSTLALEAVIGCSMPAAVGESRKAAERIAAARAEQAERLAELPGVTVLPGTAPYLLLRLPEGQGERVRTALRAAGIAVRRGDTFPGLGPDHIRVAVRPAAQVTRLVTALTETLAAVAA, from the coding sequence ATGGATCTTGCGTCCTTGCGGCATCACGGGGACGTCGATGCCGGGCCCGGATTGCTGGACTTCGCCGTCAACGTCCAGGGGAGCGGGCCGCCGCCGTGGTTGCGGGATCGGCTCGTTGTCGCTCTCGACGGGATCGGTCGCTACCCGTCCGCCGCCCACGACCTGCAGGCACGCGAGGCCGTGGCGGCGCGGCACTCGCGCCGGCCGGAGGAAGTGCTCGTGCTCGCGGGGAGCGCCGAGGGGTTCGCGCTGCTCCCGGCGCTGCGGCCGCGGCTGGCCGCCGTCGTGCACCCGGGGTTCACCGAGCCTGAGGCGGCGTTGCGGGCCGCCGGGGTCGAGGTCGTCCACGTGCTCACTGACGAGGCCGACGGCCACCGTCTGCACCCCGAGGCCGTGCCGGCCGATGCCGACCTCGTGGTGATCGGCAACCCGACCAACCCCACCGGGGTGCTGCACCCGGCCGCGGACGTCCGCGCGCTCGCCGCACCGGACCGCGTGCTGCTCGTGGACGAGGCGTTCGCCGACGCGGTGCCGGGTGAGCCGGAGTCCCTCGCGGGTGCCGCCGACGTGCCGGGGCTCCTGGTGTTCCGCAGCCTCACCAAGACGTGGGCCCTCGCCGGCCTGCGCGCCGGATACGCGCTCGGCGATCCCGAGCTGCTCGCCCGGCTGGCCGCCCCGCGCCCGCCGTGGCCGGTGTCCACGCTCGCGCTCGAGGCCGTGATCGGGTGTTCGATGCCCGCGGCGGTGGGGGAGTCCCGCAAGGCCGCGGAGCGGATCGCCGCGGCGCGGGCCGAGCAGGCGGAGCGGCTGGCGGAGCTCCCCGGCGTCACGGTGCTGCCCGGCACCGCCCCGTACCTGCTCCTCCGGCTGCCCGAAGGCCAGGGCGAGCGGGTGCGCACGGCGCTGCGCGCGGCCGGGATCGCGGTACGCCGCGGCGACACCTTCCCCGGCCTCGGACCCGATCACATCCGGGTCGCCGTGCGCCCCGCGGCGCAGGTCACGCGGCTGGTCACGGCGCTGACCGAGACGCTCGCGGCGGTGGCGGCGTGA
- a CDS encoding dienelactone hydrolase family protein produces the protein MTENPLQNVTFPSNGGTAHGYLAVPASGSGPGVVVIQEWWGLTNHIADVTNRLAAEGFVALAPDLYGGTTTHDAAEAGELMQKLPVQQAARDLAGAVDHLLGHEAVTSRKVGAVGFCMGGGFVLVLAAQQGDKIGAAVPFYGVLGEDYPSFSGLTAPLLGHFGEQDDYANPEAVRALAARIEDESGVQPEFHTYPAGHAFFNDENHLGTYDAEQAQIAWDRTVAFLRTHLA, from the coding sequence GTGACCGAGAACCCGCTCCAGAACGTCACGTTCCCCTCGAACGGCGGAACGGCGCACGGCTACCTCGCCGTCCCCGCCTCCGGCAGCGGCCCGGGTGTCGTCGTCATCCAGGAGTGGTGGGGGCTGACGAACCACATCGCCGACGTCACCAACCGGCTCGCCGCGGAGGGATTCGTCGCGCTGGCGCCCGACCTCTACGGCGGCACCACCACGCACGACGCCGCCGAGGCAGGGGAGCTGATGCAGAAGCTCCCGGTCCAGCAGGCCGCTCGCGACCTCGCGGGTGCCGTGGACCACCTGCTCGGCCACGAGGCGGTCACCTCCCGGAAGGTCGGCGCGGTCGGCTTCTGCATGGGCGGCGGCTTCGTGCTCGTGCTCGCCGCGCAGCAGGGCGACAAGATCGGCGCGGCGGTACCGTTCTACGGCGTGCTGGGAGAGGACTACCCCAGCTTCTCCGGGCTCACCGCGCCGTTGCTCGGGCACTTCGGCGAGCAGGACGACTACGCGAACCCCGAGGCCGTGCGTGCGCTCGCCGCGCGGATCGAGGACGAGTCCGGGGTGCAGCCGGAGTTCCACACCTACCCGGCGGGCCACGCGTTCTTCAACGACGAGAACCACCTCGGCACGTACGACGCCGAGCAGGCGCAGATCGCCTGGGACCGCACGGTGGCGTTCCTCCGCACGCATCTGGCCTGA
- a CDS encoding GNAT family N-acetyltransferase, which translates to MDIEVRPLEEADVDAADDVFRDAFSTVLGAGVHRDTQLVHTRFRAGHTTALGAFVDGEVVGSTIVTRWGSVAYFGPLSVSPKLWGHGIGTRLVVAAVDVLDRWGARHQGLFTFAQSPQHHGFYQRFGFWPRFLTAIMSRPLTGSEPQLGWRLSAVAPADRPALVAGCAAVTDAVHVGLDVRGEIAAVLDQGLGDVVLIGEPDAPRGFAVCHAGAGTEAGSGVAYVKFAAVRPGPGAAQAFESLVAACQGYAAEAGAVRLTLGVNTARHEAYRQLLAAGFRTESPGVTMHRPNEPGYDREDVRLLDDWR; encoded by the coding sequence GTGGACATCGAGGTTCGGCCGCTCGAGGAGGCCGACGTGGACGCCGCGGACGACGTCTTCCGCGACGCGTTCTCCACCGTTCTCGGCGCGGGCGTGCACCGGGACACGCAGCTCGTGCACACCCGGTTCCGGGCTGGGCACACCACGGCCCTCGGGGCGTTCGTGGACGGGGAGGTGGTCGGTTCGACGATCGTCACGCGGTGGGGCAGCGTCGCCTACTTCGGCCCGTTGTCGGTGAGCCCCAAGCTGTGGGGCCATGGGATCGGCACCCGGCTCGTCGTCGCGGCCGTCGACGTGCTCGACCGGTGGGGTGCGCGGCACCAGGGCCTCTTCACGTTCGCCCAGAGCCCGCAGCACCACGGCTTCTACCAGCGGTTCGGCTTCTGGCCGCGCTTTCTCACGGCGATCATGTCCCGGCCCTTGACGGGCTCGGAGCCGCAGCTGGGGTGGCGCCTGTCGGCCGTGGCGCCCGCCGACCGCCCGGCGCTCGTGGCCGGCTGCGCCGCCGTCACCGACGCGGTCCACGTGGGGCTGGACGTGCGCGGCGAGATCGCCGCCGTGCTCGACCAGGGGCTCGGTGACGTCGTGCTGATCGGTGAGCCGGACGCGCCCCGCGGCTTCGCGGTGTGCCACGCCGGGGCGGGCACGGAGGCGGGCAGCGGGGTGGCGTACGTCAAGTTCGCTGCGGTCCGGCCGGGCCCGGGTGCGGCGCAGGCGTTCGAGTCGCTGGTGGCGGCCTGCCAGGGGTACGCCGCGGAGGCCGGGGCGGTGCGGCTCACGCTCGGGGTGAACACGGCACGGCACGAGGCGTACCGGCAGCTGCTCGCGGCGGGGTTCCGGACCGAAAGCCCCGGCGTCACGATGCACCGCCCGAACGAGCCGGGCTACGACCGCGAGGACGTGCGGTTGCTCGACGACTGGCGCTGA